GAAAATGGGCTACATCAATTCGCAAAAAATCATAGCCAGTTACAAAGAGGCCCAGGACACTCAGGAACGGTTGAACAAAATCAATTCGACTTGGGAGGAAGAGGGCAAAGCGATGCAGAAGCAATTCCAGGAGATGGGCGAACAGCTCGAATCCCAGAGTCTGCTGTTGAGCGAAGAACGCAAACGCGAAAAGCAGCAGGAACTGCAGTCGCTGTACATGAAGATCCAACAGTTCCAGGCGGAAAAATGGGGCCAGGGTGGCGAGTTCTATAAAAAGCAGGAAGAACTGATGCAGCCGATTTTCGACAAGATCAATCAGGCCATCAAAAAAGTCGCCGAACTGCAGAATTTCGATTATGTCTTTGACACCGTGGCCGGCAACATCGT
This genomic window from bacterium contains:
- a CDS encoding OmpH family outer membrane protein; this translates as MKTRNVWLVVFIGVMMVGSSVYAQKMGYINSQKIIASYKEAQDTQERLNKINSTWEEEGKAMQKQFQEMGEQLESQSLLLSEERKREKQQELQSLYMKIQQFQAEKWGQGGEFYKKQEELMQPIFDKINQAIKKVAELQNFDYVFDTVAGNIVYASPRQVDLTEEVIKDLEKGLESSGTTRRSSGTRN